In Acetobacteroides hydrogenigenes, a single window of DNA contains:
- a CDS encoding hydrogenase large subunit codes for MNQYHQYVRIKGNPATVKLADIPMLEYDLFFEQAIHILHNPDCRCVSYFAKPDNGALTCFIVLSDGAGDIIIYGYRCNERATLPSLTAKIPAMHIYEREIAENFGVTFEGHPWLKPVRYPYNRSYSDWMDSYPFYRIDGTELHEVGVGPIHAGVIEPGHFRFICNGEKVLHLEIQLGYQHRGVETLMADDSSLLKKTILSENIAGDSAVSHGLGFALVTEALSGVEVDERLAQERVIAQEMERVAVHIGDTAALCGDVAYQLGQVVCEALRTVMINTTQFWCGNRFGKGIIRPAGTRYPLTADVRDEIVKNLTKVKREYGQFTDRLFSLPSVLARFEGIGIVTTEQARGIGAVGMAARTSNLNRDTRKSNPYLAYRNLEHEPILMDSGDVMARAKLRADEVVQSIDRVLDMLDKLDYQATSATPNFGLAFAPDTLAISLVEGWRGEICHVAITNDEGAIDHYKVKDPSFHNWFALALAVRDQEISDFPICNKSFNLSYCGNDL; via the coding sequence ATGAACCAGTATCATCAGTACGTTAGGATAAAAGGAAATCCGGCAACTGTAAAGCTTGCCGATATCCCAATGCTGGAGTATGATCTATTCTTCGAGCAAGCTATCCATATCCTTCATAATCCCGATTGCCGTTGCGTTAGCTACTTCGCCAAGCCCGACAATGGGGCGTTAACCTGCTTCATCGTTCTTTCGGATGGCGCTGGCGATATCATAATATACGGATATAGGTGCAACGAGCGTGCAACGTTACCTTCTCTAACGGCGAAGATTCCTGCAATGCACATCTACGAGCGCGAGATTGCCGAAAATTTTGGGGTAACCTTCGAAGGGCATCCCTGGCTTAAGCCTGTTCGCTACCCCTACAACCGTTCGTATTCGGATTGGATGGACTCCTATCCGTTTTATAGGATTGATGGAACGGAGCTGCACGAGGTGGGCGTTGGCCCAATTCATGCCGGGGTTATCGAGCCGGGGCACTTCCGCTTTATCTGCAATGGCGAAAAGGTGCTGCATCTCGAAATTCAGCTGGGCTACCAGCATCGTGGGGTGGAAACCCTAATGGCCGACGATTCTTCGCTTCTTAAAAAGACAATTCTTTCAGAAAATATTGCGGGCGATAGCGCCGTGTCGCATGGCCTTGGCTTTGCCCTCGTTACCGAAGCGCTTTCTGGTGTTGAGGTTGACGAGCGTCTTGCCCAGGAGCGAGTGATTGCTCAGGAGATGGAGCGTGTTGCCGTTCATATTGGCGATACCGCTGCTCTTTGTGGCGACGTAGCCTATCAGCTCGGACAGGTAGTTTGCGAGGCTTTGCGAACAGTAATGATAAATACTACGCAGTTCTGGTGCGGCAACCGTTTTGGTAAAGGCATTATTCGTCCTGCCGGAACGCGTTATCCGCTTACTGCTGATGTTCGCGATGAAATTGTAAAGAATCTAACCAAGGTAAAGCGCGAGTACGGGCAGTTTACCGATAGGCTCTTCTCGCTTCCTTCCGTGCTTGCCCGTTTCGAGGGGATTGGCATTGTTACCACCGAGCAGGCTCGCGGAATTGGTGCCGTTGGAATGGCTGCCCGAACATCCAACCTTAACCGCGATACCCGAAAGAGCAACCCTTACCTTGCATATAGGAACCTTGAACACGAACCAATACTCATGGATTCGGGCGACGTAATGGCTCGTGCTAAGCTGCGTGCCGACGAGGTGGTACAGTCGATAGATAGGGTGCTGGATATGCTCGATAAGCTCGACTATCAGGCCACCTCTGCTACTCCCAACTTCGGCTTAGCATTTGCTCCCGACACCTTAGCCATTTCGCTGGTGGAAGGCTGGCGCGGCGAGATTTGTCACGTGGCAATAACCAACGATGAAGGAGCAATCGATCACTACAAGGTGAAAGATCCATCGTTCCATAACTGGTTTGCCCTAGCCCTAGCCGTTCGCGATCAGGAGATCTCCGATTTCCCTATTTGCAACAAGAGCTTCAACCTCTCGTACTGCGGGAATGACTTGTAG
- a CDS encoding complex I subunit 5 family protein: MLYFFIISVVLVGLMLSLRNPLASKVLSGLFIVNLIALLVRAYASKGQTELVYFTFDGTAVIMLSLMVVVAIPAFIHSFYYLTHESKRGIPLYIAGLTGLLTSLVGVYLSNNLIVLWVFMEATTLTVSVLIYHHRSTHALEATWKYIFVSSIGIALAYMGILFLGTIVSNSGDIPLSYKGLEVLAANANPAYLRIAFLFVLVGFSTKMELFPMHTVGIDANTIAPPPISAVMSTLMVNGGFVAIYRLLNILDGTIVGQWASNVLILSGILSVIVAATYLLKSNNLKRLLAYSTLENMGLVAIALGIGGVARYAAFIHIIAHTFLKAALFFQVRQVRNTFDTYEISKMGGYIRHYSAGALVLMLGTLGIVAFPPSGLFVSELTIFKAMLAQERWILFTVLVLVLLCCVYAIVQKLLSILYAKETVKPTGFKLSMSLTAVQYLLIGLAFYVFFFKDGFVMNLINEAIK; encoded by the coding sequence ATGCTGTACTTTTTTATCATATCTGTTGTTTTAGTTGGGCTGATGCTCTCTCTCCGAAATCCTTTAGCGAGTAAGGTGCTTTCGGGTTTATTTATTGTCAACCTTATTGCGCTTTTGGTGCGAGCCTATGCAAGCAAGGGGCAAACCGAGCTGGTGTACTTTACCTTCGATGGTACTGCCGTTATAATGCTTTCGTTGATGGTGGTGGTTGCTATTCCAGCCTTCATTCATAGCTTTTACTATTTGACACACGAGTCTAAACGAGGAATTCCTCTATACATTGCGGGGCTTACAGGTCTGCTTACCTCGCTTGTGGGCGTTTACCTATCCAATAACCTTATCGTGCTGTGGGTTTTTATGGAGGCCACCACGCTTACTGTATCGGTGCTCATATACCATCACCGCAGCACGCATGCGCTGGAAGCTACCTGGAAGTATATCTTTGTTAGCTCCATTGGTATTGCGCTGGCCTATATGGGAATCCTTTTCCTAGGAACCATCGTTTCTAATAGCGGTGATATTCCTCTATCGTATAAAGGTCTTGAAGTGTTGGCTGCAAACGCCAATCCAGCCTATCTGCGAATTGCCTTTCTTTTTGTGCTGGTTGGATTCAGCACCAAGATGGAGCTCTTCCCCATGCATACGGTGGGTATCGATGCAAACACCATTGCGCCGCCTCCAATCTCTGCCGTTATGTCTACTCTGATGGTGAACGGTGGCTTTGTGGCAATCTACCGTTTGCTAAACATCCTCGATGGAACCATCGTTGGGCAGTGGGCTTCGAATGTGCTAATACTTTCTGGGATTCTTTCGGTGATAGTTGCGGCAACCTACCTGCTTAAATCGAACAACCTGAAGCGTCTGCTGGCCTACTCTACCCTCGAGAACATGGGATTGGTTGCCATTGCCCTCGGGATTGGAGGCGTTGCCCGTTACGCTGCATTTATCCATATCATTGCCCACACCTTCCTTAAAGCGGCGCTCTTCTTTCAGGTTCGTCAGGTGCGCAACACCTTCGATACCTACGAAATCTCTAAGATGGGCGGCTACATAAGGCACTATTCGGCCGGAGCGCTGGTGCTAATGCTCGGAACGCTTGGCATTGTTGCGTTTCCTCCATCCGGCTTGTTCGTTTCGGAGCTGACGATATTTAAAGCCATGCTGGCGCAGGAGCGTTGGATTCTTTTCACGGTTCTTGTGCTGGTGCTGCTATGCTGCGTATACGCCATTGTACAAAAGTTGCTATCCATCCTGTACGCTAAAGAAACGGTAAAGCCAACCGGATTTAAGCTCTCGATGTCGCTTACGGCTGTTCAATACCTCCTTATAGGATTAGCCTTCTACGTCTTCTTTTTTAAAGATGGATTTGTGATGAACCTTATTAACGAAGCAATAAAGTAG